TCGCGGTAGGGAACCACCGATCCAAGATACTTCTGCACCAGATCGGGATGTTCGCGTACGGCTTCGCTGAAGGAGCAGAAGATGATGCCTTTCTCCATCAGCGTTTCCTTAAAAGTGGTCTTTACGGACACAGAGTCCATAACGGCATCTACCGCCATGCCACTCAGTGCCATCTGTTCCTCCAAGGGTATGCCCAGCTTATTGAATGTTTTCACCAGTTCGGGATCCACCTCATCCATGCTCTGCGGAGTATCCTTTTTCTTCTTCGTAGGGTCAGCATAGTAAGAGATAGCCTGATAATCAATCTCAGGAATATGGAGATGCGCCCATACCGGCATCTCCAGCGTCAGCCAATAACGGTAGGCCTTCAGGCGGAATTCCAGCAACCATTCCGGTTCTCCCTTCTTCTCCGAAATGAGCCTGACGATATCTTCGTTCAGTCCGCACTCGATAACCTCCGTATGGACATCGGTGCTGAAACCGTACTTGTACTTTTCTTCTGCAATCTTCCGCACCAGTTCGTTGGAAGGCTTCCTCTCATCTGCCTTCCCGGACCCGCCGGCTATGGGTATTTTATTTTTGTCTTTCAGATTCTTCTGTTGCATGATTCTTCAATAAAAATTGTTCGGTAACGTGCTTTGCCGCAGGAAGGAATATCCCGCCGAAAGAGTTCATTGGATAATATAACGCAGATTCCTGCTTTTTTGTTTGACTGATCAGCTTGTTGTCTCCATCCACAAATTCGATGACTCCGATCAGCAGGCTGACAAGTAACAGATACTTGAGTGCCCCCAATCCGCTTCCCAGCCAACGGTTCAGCCACCCCAGCGAGATAGCTTCCATTGCCTTGGTCAGCATGGAGGCCACTATGGAAAATCCCAGTGGAACCACCACCCAAATGATGACAAACGCCAATATCTGCGCAAATGTCATGGAGTCGGTCACCGTGGGACACAATTTCGCTGCCAAAGGAGCGTACAGAGCTTTTGCCGCCAGCAGGCCGACGACCAGCCCCAGCACGGATGCCAGTTGTTTGATGAGTCCTTTCATGAAACCGATCACCGCACCGGTTCCAAAAGCTATGATGATAAGAATGTCAATAGTTGTCATAATTCAATCCGTAAATAATGCTTCAGCCGCAGATGACACGGACGACGCAGATCAATAGGCTGCGCTACACTCCTTATCGCGCCGCACAGAGAGAAAATCTGTGTCATCCGCGTCATCTGCGGCTGAAATTTTTTAGTTCTTCGCTATATTACTACAAAGTCTGTTTTACTTCCACTTCTTCGTAAGATTCGATGATGTCTCCCACTTTGATGTCGTTGCAACCCGTCAGGCTGATACCACACTCGAAGTTGGTTCCCACCTCTTTCACATCGTCCTTGAACCGCTTCAAAGCATTGATGGAGCCAGTGAAGACAACGATACCGTCGCGAATCAGACGGGCCTTGTCGCTGCGTTTCACCTTTCCGGTCTTCACCATAGCACCTGCCACAAGTCCCACCTTCGTGATATTGAACACCTCGCGCACCTCGATGGTTGCTGTGACCTGCTCTTTCAATGTAGGCGCCAGCATACCTTCCATAGCAGCTTTCACCTCCTCGATGGCATCGTAGATAACGGAATACTTGCGGATATCCACACCCTCTTGCTCCGCCAACTTGGCAGCCGCACCCGAAGGACGTACCTGGAAACCGACGATAATCGCATTTGAAGCGGCAGCCAAAGACACATCCGATTCGGAAATCGCTCCCACACCTTTGTGGATCACGTTTACCTGTACCTGTTCGGTAGACAGCTTAATCAAAGAATCGCTCAATGCTTCTACTGATCCGTCCACGTCACCCTTCACAATCACGTTCAGTTCGTGGAAATCACCCAATGCCAGGCGGCGTCCCACTTCATCAAGCGTCAGCATCTTCTGCGTACGCAAGCCTTGCTCACGCTGCAACTGTTCGCGTTTGTTGGCTATCTCACGGGCTTCCTGTTCAGTTTCGATCACATGGAATGTGTCACCGGCGGCAGGAGCACCGTTCAAGCCCAATATCAGGGCAGGCTCGGAAGGTCCCGCCTCCTTCATGCGCTGGTTGCGCTCGTTGAACATGGCCTTCACCTTACCATAGCTTGTACCGGCCAGAACGATGTCGCCCATCTTCAATGTACCGTTGGAAACCAGTACCGTAGCCACATAACCACGACCCTTGTCCAGTGAAGACTCAATGATGGAACCGGTGGCATTGCGGTTGGGGTTTGCTTTCAGATCGAGCATCTCCGCTTCCAAAAGCACTTTCTCCATCAACTCGGCAACACCGACACCTTTCTTTGCCGAAATATCCTGTGACTGATATTTACCGCCCCATTCTTCCACCAAGAAGTTCATGGCAGCCAATTCTTCCTTGATCTTGTCCGGATTGGCAGTAGGCTTATCAATCTTATTGATTGCAAATACTATAGGAACACCCGCAGCCATGGCATGGTTGATGGCCTCCTTGGTCTGAGGCATCACGTCATCGTCCGCAGCGACAATGATGATGGCAATATCAGTGGCTTTCGCTCCACGGGCACGCATGGCCGTAAACGCTTCGTGTCCCGGAGTATCGAGGAATGTAATCTTTCGCCCGTCTTCCAGAGTGACGTGGTAGGCGCCGATATGCTGTGTGATGCCGCCCGCCTCACCGGCAATTACATTTGCCTTACGGATATAGTCCAGCAATGAAGTCTTACCATGGTCAACATGTCCCATCACCGTCACAATCGGAGCGCGATGTTCGAGATCTTCCTCTGCATCTTCTTCCTCCACAATAGCCTGAGAAACTTCCGCACTGACATATTCTGTCTTGAAGCCAAATTCTTCAGCCACCAGATTGATAGTCTCGGCATCCAGACGCTGGTTGATGGAAACCATAATGCCGACGCTCATACAAGTGGCAATGACCTGTGTAACAGAAATGTCCATCATGTTTGCCAACTCATTGGCAGTCACGAATTCGGTGATTTTCAACACCTTGCTTTCCGCCATTTCCAAATCCTCCAACTCTTGCATGCGGTTAGAGGCTATATCACGCTTTTCCTTACGATATTTGGCTCCCTTGTTCTTTCCTTTGGATGTGAGGCGTGCCAAAGTCTCTTTCACCTGCTTTGCCACATCCTCCTCTTTTACCTCCTGTTTGATGACAGGCTTCTTGAAGCGATCCTTATTACGGTTTCTGTTGTTATTACCGCTGTTTGCACCATGCTGACCACCAGCAGCATGCTGGCCGCCTTGCTGGCCTCCACCGGAGGGTGCGCCGCCGTTTCTGGAACGGTCATTGCCACCGCGCTGGAAATTGGAAGCGTTATTGATGTCAACCTTCTCTTTATTGATACGAACGCGTTTCTTCTTGTTCGCACCAGCATCGGCATTAGCGTCTTTCGGCTTATTATCGTCACGGCGTATCTCTTTGATGATCGCCTCCTTTATCTGCTTCTTCTGGTCCTGACGCAATTTGTCTTTTTCTTCACGTTCCTTACGTTTTTCCTCTTTCGATTTCTTCTTCGGACGTGTAGATTGGTTCAGCGCAGCCAAGTCAATTTGTCCGATGACATTGATCTTCGAGACAAATTCAGGCTGATGTATTTTGAAGATTTCCTCTCCTTCTTTTGCTACTTTTTCCTCTTTTTTGGCCGGAGCTTCTTCAGCTACCGGTGCCTGAACGGGCACTTCTTTCATTTCTTCCTTTTTAGGTTCTTCTTTGACCTCAACAACGGGCACGGGCTCTTCCTTAATGGCAGGGGCCGGTTGGGGGTCGGATTTGGGTTCCGGTTTATGTTCCGGTTCGGGCTTATATTCCGGTTCGGGCTGAATCATAGGGGCAGGTTCCGGTTCCGGCGCTTCGACAACGACCGGCGCAGGCGTTTCTTTCTTCTCCTCTACAACTCTCTCTGCCACTTCTTCTTTTTTCTCCTCTTCTTGGATAGGGGCGGTTCTGCGGTTCAGCTTGTCCAAGTCAATCTTGCCGACGGGCTTGAACTTAGGACGGGCATCCTCAGGAACAACCGTCTTAATCTCCTCTGGTTTCGCTTTTTCCTGCGCTTCCTTCTCATAACCGTCAATAGACACAGATGCCTTATTACGGTCTTTCTGACGTTCCTGGCTGAAACGCTCCGATTTTATTTTAAGGTCCTTATCTGTACTAAACTCCCTCTTGAGCAGATCAAACTGCTCATCGGTAATCTTCGTATTCGGATTTGCCTCTACGGTAAATCCTTTCTTCTGCAGAAACTCGACAGCCGTCGTAATTCCCACATTCAAATCTCTTGTTACTTTGTTTAACCTTATCGTCATACTAATTTAATGAATTAATGCGCCAATATGCTAATGTGCTAATTGGCAGAGAAAAAAGAGAAAGTGCGCTTCATCCGATATGCTATCTGCATTGGCACATTAGCATATTACCCCATTACCACATTACTGCTCCTCCTCTTCAAACTCCTGTTTCAAAATGCGTAATACCTCATCCACCGTTTCCTCTTCGAGGTCCGTCTTTTCAATCAACATCTCACGGGGAGCGTTCAACACAGCTTTCGCCGTATCGATTCCGATAGCCTTGATGGCATCGATTACCCAACCGTCAATTTCATCGCGGAATTCATCCAGGTAAATATCCTCATCCTCTACCGCCTGATCCAGTTCACGGAACACGTCGATGGTGTACTCGGTCAACATACTGGCCAGCTTGATGTTCAAACCGCCTTTACCGATAGCCAGCGAAACTTCCTCGGGTTTCAAGAACACTTCTGCCTTATGTTCTTCCTCATTCAAGCGAATGGAAGATATCTTGGCAGGGCTGAGGGCACGCTGTATAAACAACTGAATATTCGATGTATAATTGATAACATCGATATTCTCGTTGCGCAGCTCGCGGACAATGCCATGAATACGGCTGCCCTTCACACCTACGCAGGCGCCTACCGGGTCGATACGGTCATCGTAGCTCTCAACGGCTATCTTGGCACGTTCGCCCGGGATGCGGGCAATCTTCTTGATGGTAATCAGTCCGTCATTGATTTCAGGTACTTCCATCTCGAACAGACGTTGCAGGAATATGGGCGATGTACGGCTCAGGATAATCTTCGGATTATTGTTCTTGTTATCCACGCGTGCCACTACGGCACGGGCAGTCTCACCCTTGCGGTAGAAGTCGCTCGGAATCTGCTCGGTCTTGGGCAGCAGCAACTCATTGCCCTCATCATCGAGCAGCAGCATCTCCTTCTTCCAAATCTGATAGACTTCCGCGTTGATGATAGTACCTACCTTATCAATGTATTTATTATAGATGCTGTCCTTTTCCAGTTCCATAATCTTCGATGCCAGTGTCTGGCGCAAATTCAGAATGGCACGGCGGCCGAAGTTGGCAAAGATCACCTCATCCGTCACTTCCTCACCTACTTCGTATGAAGCGTCAATCTTCCGTGCTTCGCTCAAGGGTATTTGCAGGTTGGAATTCTCCACATCCGCATCTGCTACCACTTCACGGTTACGCCATATTTCGAAATCTCCTTTGTCCGGATTCACGATTACGTCGTAATTCTCATCTGTGCCAAACATTTTCGCAATCACACTGCGGAACGACTCTTCGAGTACACTTACCATAGTGGTACGGTCGATGTTCTTCAGTTCCTTAAATTCCGAAAATGTGTCTATCAAGCTGACAGTTTCTTCTTTTTTGGCCATAGTCTTATTTAAAACTGATTAAGTATTTAGTGTATTTTATCTCATCGTACGCAAAGCTCAGGTCCTCGTCCACCATTTTGGGACGCTTGGCTCCTTCTTCTTTCACTTTCTTTTGAATGGTTACCACAAAATGCCGTTCGTCAGCCTCCTTCAGCACACCGCAAAGTTTGCGGCCGTCTTTAGTGAGCACTTCCACTTCGCTTCCAATGTGGTTGATGTACTGTTGCAGCACCTTGAAAGGCTGCCCTATGCCGGCCGACCCGACTTCCAGTTCATAATCCTCATCCTCGCGGCTCAACCTGGACTCTATGTAGCGGCTCAGCTCCACGCAGTCCTCAATCCAAACACCTTCCTTGTGGTCTATTTCCACCAAAATCTTGTCATCCGGGCTGATGATCACTTCCACCAGAAAGTAATCCTTTCCTTCCAGCCACTCGTCAACAATCTGACAAACAATTTTCTTTTCTATCATAGATTAACCATTGGGAACAAAAAAGAGGAGCTTTATCGCCCCTCCACCTTTCATCCGTTTTCGACTGCAAAGATATAAATAATCTGTTCGACTACAAAATATTAGAGAAAAAAAGAAAGATTTAACGGTTCAAACGGGGATTATATTGCAGACACGCCCTTGCAACATTTCAACACAAGACGTAAAACGAATGGCCTTATGAGCAGAAGATGATGCTTTATAAGACAAAAGTCTATACTTCATGAAGTGGATCATCATATGCCGCGCTGCACGAGATGTGCATGTCAAACAGTATGAGATGTACATCTCGTACAACATGAGATGCACATCTCAAGCATGCAATCTCTATTGTTTCAGGAAAAGAGTTAAGGAGATGCAAGCGGAAAGCAATACTCTTGCGCAACCATCGGAATTATAAGCCAGACAAATATTGCATATCGTCCCATAAAGGTTTACCTTTGTAAAGGTAAACTTTTATAAGATTACTCCATATAGACACATGTATCATGAAACAAAATCATTCCGTATGAATAAGTTTTTAATTTTTAGCATCCTGATTTGGATTTCGAGTAACACAATGGCACAGAGTTTAGAAAAGATGCAGTGGTTCAATGAACCGGAGAAATGGGAAATACGAGACAATGCGCTTTCCATGTATGTAACCCCTCAAAGTGATTACTGGCGTATTTCCCACTATGGATTTACGGTAGATGACGCACCGTTCCTCTACACAACCCGGGGCGGAGAGTTTGAGGTGAAGGTGAAAATATCCGCCGACTACAAAACCCGCTTTGACCAATCGGGACTGATGCTGCGCATAGACCATGAAAACTACATCAAAGCCGGTATCGAATTTGTGGACGGCAAATACAATATCAGTACCGTGGTAACTCACAAGACAAGCGACTGGAGCATCATCTCGCTGGATAAGCCTGTCCCCTTCATCTGGATAAAGGCTGTAAGGCGGCTGGATGCAGTAGAGGTATTCTATTCGTTTGACGACAAGGAGTATATGATGATGCGCAATGCATGGCTACAGGATAATTGCCCGGTAATGGTAGGCGTCATGGGCGCTTGCCCTGATGGGAGCGGATTCAATGCCCGGTTCGAGCACTTCTCCGTAAAACATCTGCCCGACCGGCGCCGGATGCAGTGGCTGAAAGACAACGCGGGAAAATAAAGAGGCAAGAACTGCTCTCCCACTATCCACATTAAAAAAAGAGGGCCGACAGCTTGGTTTCATGCTGTCGGCCCTCTTTCTATGGTCTAAAATGTATCATTGCTTATTCGGAGTCTCCCACTTCTTAGTATCCGTACAAACCACATTCATCACCTGGCTGCCCGCCTGGATACGGAAATCACCTTTCTCCAGAATCCATTTGCCGTCATAACCGACAAAAGCAAGGTCGGAGGCTTTCAGTTTCAAAGTAACGGTTTTGGACTCACCGGGATTCAGTTCCACCTTCTCGAAGGCACGCAGACGGCGGTTGTCGGGAGTAAGCGAAGCTATGAGGTCGC
Above is a window of Bacteroides helcogenes P 36-108 DNA encoding:
- a CDS encoding CvpA family protein gives rise to the protein MTTIDILIIIAFGTGAVIGFMKGLIKQLASVLGLVVGLLAAKALYAPLAAKLCPTVTDSMTFAQILAFVIIWVVVPLGFSIVASMLTKAMEAISLGWLNRWLGSGLGALKYLLLVSLLIGVIEFVDGDNKLISQTKKQESALYYPMNSFGGIFLPAAKHVTEQFLLKNHATEESERQK
- the infB gene encoding translation initiation factor IF-2 encodes the protein MTIRLNKVTRDLNVGITTAVEFLQKKGFTVEANPNTKITDEQFDLLKREFSTDKDLKIKSERFSQERQKDRNKASVSIDGYEKEAQEKAKPEEIKTVVPEDARPKFKPVGKIDLDKLNRRTAPIQEEEKKEEVAERVVEEKKETPAPVVVEAPEPEPAPMIQPEPEYKPEPEHKPEPKSDPQPAPAIKEEPVPVVEVKEEPKKEEMKEVPVQAPVAEEAPAKKEEKVAKEGEEIFKIHQPEFVSKINVIGQIDLAALNQSTRPKKKSKEEKRKEREEKDKLRQDQKKQIKEAIIKEIRRDDNKPKDANADAGANKKKRVRINKEKVDINNASNFQRGGNDRSRNGGAPSGGGQQGGQHAAGGQHGANSGNNNRNRNKDRFKKPVIKQEVKEEDVAKQVKETLARLTSKGKNKGAKYRKEKRDIASNRMQELEDLEMAESKVLKITEFVTANELANMMDISVTQVIATCMSVGIMVSINQRLDAETINLVAEEFGFKTEYVSAEVSQAIVEEEDAEEDLEHRAPIVTVMGHVDHGKTSLLDYIRKANVIAGEAGGITQHIGAYHVTLEDGRKITFLDTPGHEAFTAMRARGAKATDIAIIIVAADDDVMPQTKEAINHAMAAGVPIVFAINKIDKPTANPDKIKEELAAMNFLVEEWGGKYQSQDISAKKGVGVAELMEKVLLEAEMLDLKANPNRNATGSIIESSLDKGRGYVATVLVSNGTLKMGDIVLAGTSYGKVKAMFNERNQRMKEAGPSEPALILGLNGAPAAGDTFHVIETEQEAREIANKREQLQREQGLRTQKMLTLDEVGRRLALGDFHELNVIVKGDVDGSVEALSDSLIKLSTEQVQVNVIHKGVGAISESDVSLAAASNAIIVGFQVRPSGAAAKLAEQEGVDIRKYSVIYDAIEEVKAAMEGMLAPTLKEQVTATIEVREVFNITKVGLVAGAMVKTGKVKRSDKARLIRDGIVVFTGSINALKRFKDDVKEVGTNFECGISLTGCNDIKVGDIIESYEEVEVKQTL
- the nusA gene encoding transcription termination factor NusA: MAKKEETVSLIDTFSEFKELKNIDRTTMVSVLEESFRSVIAKMFGTDENYDVIVNPDKGDFEIWRNREVVADADVENSNLQIPLSEARKIDASYEVGEEVTDEVIFANFGRRAILNLRQTLASKIMELEKDSIYNKYIDKVGTIINAEVYQIWKKEMLLLDDEGNELLLPKTEQIPSDFYRKGETARAVVARVDNKNNNPKIILSRTSPIFLQRLFEMEVPEINDGLITIKKIARIPGERAKIAVESYDDRIDPVGACVGVKGSRIHGIVRELRNENIDVINYTSNIQLFIQRALSPAKISSIRLNEEEHKAEVFLKPEEVSLAIGKGGLNIKLASMLTEYTIDVFRELDQAVEDEDIYLDEFRDEIDGWVIDAIKAIGIDTAKAVLNAPREMLIEKTDLEEETVDEVLRILKQEFEEEEQ
- the rimP gene encoding ribosome assembly cofactor RimP; protein product: MIEKKIVCQIVDEWLEGKDYFLVEVIISPDDKILVEIDHKEGVWIEDCVELSRYIESRLSREDEDYELEVGSAGIGQPFKVLQQYINHIGSEVEVLTKDGRKLCGVLKEADERHFVVTIQKKVKEEGAKRPKMVDEDLSFAYDEIKYTKYLISFK
- a CDS encoding DUF1349 domain-containing protein, which codes for MNKFLIFSILIWISSNTMAQSLEKMQWFNEPEKWEIRDNALSMYVTPQSDYWRISHYGFTVDDAPFLYTTRGGEFEVKVKISADYKTRFDQSGLMLRIDHENYIKAGIEFVDGKYNISTVVTHKTSDWSIISLDKPVPFIWIKAVRRLDAVEVFYSFDDKEYMMMRNAWLQDNCPVMVGVMGACPDGSGFNARFEHFSVKHLPDRRRMQWLKDNAGK